Below is a genomic region from Mustela lutreola isolate mMusLut2 chromosome 1, mMusLut2.pri, whole genome shotgun sequence.
tcttttttttttttttttttcccaagatttatttatgtatttgagagaaagagcatgagggggcagaggggcggaggggcagggggagactcttcaagcagactccctgctgagcacggagccccactcagggctggaTTTCCCcacccacgagatcatgacctgagcccatcaTCGGTCAGTAAAGCTGCTTGCTGTCACAGTGTGCCCTTGAGACATAGCCAGGTGAGGGCTGAGGGGAACCCACAGAGCCTTTCCTCCATGTCCGCTCACTGtgtttcccccccaccccgcttgcaGGGGATGAGGAGGCATACTGGTGGACCCCCCAAAGCAGAAGTTCCAGGGAGACCCACCTTCCTCACCATCCCACGAAGCCTGTGAAAAGCCTCCCGCCCGGCAGAGCCGAGAGGCCCCCGGCAGGTGGGTTTGAGCACTCCGACACCCCAGCAGCGGTGGGCGCCCCGGCCAGCGGGAGGCCCCACCGGCGGTCCAGGTGGGCTAGGAGCCCCAGGGATGTGCCCGCGGCTGGCAGAAAGGGAGCCCCTTCCCAGGACCTCGCCCTGGCCGTCTGCCTGGCTGTGTTTATCACGTTCTTCGTGGCCTTCTGCCTGGGGGCTTTCGCCAGGCCTTTCATTGACAGACTGTGGCACCAGAGATGCAGACGCAAGGGGCCCAGCTCGGACCGCGCGGATAACGCGGATAACGCGGATAACGCATACTGGAATGAGGGCTTCTGCAGCGACATGGAAGCTTCAGGGAAGGCCCAGCACCGGAGGACAGATCGGCCCCTCCAAGAGCCCGCCGGCCCCCGCGCTGCTGTCATCCCCGACGGAGCCACAGGAGAAAGCAGGCGGGAGCAGGGCCACCGGCGGAGCGGGGGGCTGGGCAGTGACAGCAGAGGgccaggaggggagaaggaggacaTACTTCTGAGTGACCATGCAGTCCGTCCCGCTCCCCCAGGACGTCCGAATGCTGGTCCTAACCAACGAATTCCAGCAGGACAGGATCACATCCGCAAGGAATATGTTCTCGGGGAAGTAAATTATGCGACTGGGGCCCAGGAAGGTTCTCCCCGCACGCCTCCAGGAGAAATGGCAGCTTCTCTCTCCAAAATGCAAATGCCTGTGAACGCACAGAGGGCTGGAGAGAATGAGCGGTTCCCTTTGGAGTTTTCCAAGGAAATGCAAGGGGGCGGTTACCTGAATTTGCTGGACACACAGCAGCAAAGGCTCCAGGAGACCAGCGCTGAGGAAGGGCCTCCTGCCTCCCACAGCGCAGTCCCACTCAGGGACTGGGGAGAGCAGAGCCCTGCGCCACCCATCtttcctccaggctggggccatGACCCGCAGGTCACTCCTGCTAACGTGGAACCGGTACAGAAATGGGCTCCTTCGAGCCCTCAGTATACAATGGACTGCAACTACGATTCTGATTCCGATGAAGGGTCTTTATTTACTCTAAGTTCGACAAGTTCGGAGGGTGCAAGAAATGAGACCGAAGAAGAGACTCGCGGCAGGGAGAGCCATGGAGCCAGCGAGCCCCCGGAGGATGGGGACTCAGGGGTGAGGAAGGACCATGTTACATCACTGGAGGATCCTGACGACCATATCCCCTGCCAGAGGATTCTGGAGGAGTGTGAGAATCAGGAGGATTGTTTTGCAAAACCTCTCATTTCTGGTCCAGACTCTGGTTTGTGTGAGACTCATCTGGAAGGTGCCTCTGACACGGATACGTGTGAGGGTCCGTGGACCTTGCCTGCATTGCTGGGCGGTAACAGCCCCTCCAGTGATGAGCTCCCAGGCACAGTGCTCGGTGATTATGCCGCAGCTCTCCTATCGGAGACGGTAACATGGCATCACTCACTGAGAGACTTAGAGTTTTTCAATGCAGATGTCATACCACAAACACCGCCATGGCCGGCTGAAGGTCCCTCAGACCCTGACGAGAGCAACAGTCATGAAAGAGACTCAGACGTTTATAAACACGAAGCCTGCCTTCAGGAAGTAAACACAGTTCAACATGATATTCCTCTCAAGATCACTGCAGGTGAAACCTCGCAACCCACACGACAACATTCTGAAGGGGGCCACAGGAACTCCCACCCGATGGACACCGATGCGAGCCAGGGGATCGTATGCCCTCTGGAGGACTCGGATTCCAGAAAGGTTAGAAGCCGAACACAGGTGTTACAATCCAGTAGCGATGAGCCGACTCTCCAGGGTGAAAGAGGAGAGGGGGATTGTGCTGAAAACGGTTCCAGGAGTCAGACACCGTCATTTCAAGAGCCCCCAGATGAACCCAGCTCACCAGGAACACGGGAGCCAATCGCTGATAGACAGGGGAGTAAATACTCAGAAGCGAACCTGCTGCAGTCAGAAACAGACCATGTTCACGTCCACGTTCAAAGGCAGACCCGGGGCCACCTGCGGGGAGCTGGCCGGCTGCACGAGGGCCTGCTCTACTACGATGCGGAACTTGAAAACCAAAGGGAACTCAAGTAACATCTTGCGTTCAGATCGAAGCCCTTAGACAGACCCAGATTTTCCATCTGGGTCTGCTGAACAATCTTCAACACATTCTGCACAGAGAACCGTACAGCTTTCTGGAGGGTGATCACCAAACTATAAAGTGACGTTTAGGGAGGGTTCAGAGGAACTccatattttttcataagttatgtCAAAAGAGAGACCATTTTGtagatggaaatgtaaattaaaaatcagtCTTCAAGAAAAGAAGTGGCATTTTTTGTAAAAAGGAGAAGCTATCCTGCCGCTGTCCTTCATTCGCCCTTCCTTGGCGACCTCCAGCCTGGGCTGTCAGGAGCTGTGTTCTCCTCTGTGTATCCACCTGCTGCTCTGGCAttttctccacttccttcccGACACTCCTTGTCCACCTCGGTGTGCCCTCTCAAAGAGCATTCCTCAAAGATCTAATCCGTCTTCTTCACATTCCGTTCCGCTCCCCCGGTCCGCTGCTTCACAACCGGCCCCACACAGACCACGCCCACATGTGCCCCATGAGGCCCCGCCTCCCTCCCCAAGTTCCAGACTCCCATTCTCAACCCCAGTAGTGCAAATCCACATAGATCATCCCGGCACCTAAAATTCATCATTTTCCTTTACAAATATGATCTCCCACCGTCTCTTTCTTGTTCAAAAATATCATGACATCCACCCAGGAAAGAGACTAAACTTGCTGTCCTATCTCTGACTCTCTGTCATGCGTTTCCTGTATCTGAGTGACCTCTGAGCTCTacgcgggggggggtgggggggggtttcGTGTATGTCTATACAAGGAGACATTTCAATGCGGCAGTCTGGAGAGAGCCAGGCAGTTGTTGTCAAACCAGGGTTTGCCCCGAAAGCACCCTTTTTCTTCTCAGAGTGTATATTTAGGGTAGATTACGATGGGAGTGGACTGAGTTTGGGAAAAGGAACTAACCATCCCCCAATCCACGTGGTGGCATCGCCACTAGCCTCCTAGGACCTGGCTTCTCAGTGACTCTTAACTTTGCCATCTCCACTCTCAACCTCCAAATAAGGCACACCCTTATCGAGCTCCTAGATTATTTGAAGTGACATTATTTTGGTGACATTTAGTACTTCTCCTGGCCCGCACTCCCCACCCCAAAAGTCTTACATTCTCTTCATCTCCCCACTAATCAAAAACCTTCGATGCAGGCACCTGGCTGTTTCAGTGAGGAGGACACGCAACTCCCGATCTCTGGGCTGtcagttcaagccccgcattaggtgtaaaaagacaaacaaacaaacaaacaaaaccccaagaaCCTTTGATGCGCACCATTGCCTATATAAAGACCGAATTCCATAATCTAGACTTTTCTCATGACATTGTCACTTCTGCATACATTCTGCATTCTGGTTTATATCATGTAGaccaatcatttattcatttattcatttattttgccaACCTCTGAGACCTTCAGTGGTCCCTGATCAGTTTCTCCCCTGTTGCTTGCCATTGCTATTTTGAAATCTCCTTGTCCTTGAACTTTCATTGCGAATATTTAGGCTGTCAGAAAGGAAGCCCCCTCATTCCCCACCCCACTGCAGTACACATTATGACTATCCACGTCTACACTCCTCAGCTCTGAGCTAAGAAGTCAGCATTCTATGGTCAAGGTTAATCCCTCCGGTCAGCTTTTGCTGCAGTCCTGGGCACAGATCCATTCGTGTTTCCCATTCCTTCACTTCCAAGCTTTCCCTGTCTAGTGGCTCCTTCCCACTGGCTAAAAGCATAGTCAAGCCCCttcaacattaaaataaaaggaactgggtggttccgttggttaggcatccaacacttttttttttttttaagattttatttatttatttgacagagagagatcacaagtaggcagagaggcaggcagagagaggaggaagcaggccccctgctgagcagagagccagatatggagctggatcccaggaccctgagatcatgacctgagccgaaggcagaggctttaacccactgagccacccaggagcccctctttttttttttttcaatgattttatctattcatttatttgagagagagagagagagtacaagcggggtgag
It encodes:
- the LRRC66 gene encoding leucine-rich repeat-containing protein 66 isoform X1 translates to MHTVTVARGQNLEDERAKVSRGREAPRADGWSFKGSGLNPHPPGCIQTETRLRTTQGPEGIMKNLHFRVLTMLTGLYFTGTMTNPSRKGSILFSSECQWNGHLLTNCSFTGKHDTRADMPRAAATLDASASFLRDLIQSRVRKDRNIKHLDLSNNHISNISLSPLAHFHTLEILNLSNGSIRSLSLDLPSAKSSWGKCHRSSGRHGLLFLKLLILQRNKLTDIPKGLRNLKSLQSLDLSFNEITQIGPSDLRNCPRLENLYLKSNKIFRIHPEAFKGLKKLQVVDLSNNVLTAILPMMVIALALPHLEVDLADNPWQCDYSVAAFQNVISDSWRKTWNGICSESVGDEEAYWWTPQSRSSRETHLPHHPTKPVKSLPPGRAERPPAGGFEHSDTPAAVGAPASGRPHRRSRWARSPRDVPAAGRKGAPSQDLALAVCLAVFITFFVAFCLGAFARPFIDRLWHQRCRRKGPSSDRADNADNADNAYWNEGFCSDMEASGKAQHRRTDRPLQEPAGPRAAVIPDGATGESRREQGHRRSGGLGSDSRGPGGEKEDILLSDHAVRPAPPGRPNAGPNQRIPAGQDHIRKEYVLGEVNYATGAQEGSPRTPPGEMAASLSKMQMPVNAQRAGENERFPLEFSKEMQGGGYLNLLDTQQQRLQETSAEEGPPASHSAVPLRDWGEQSPAPPIFPPGWGHDPQVTPANVEPVQKWAPSSPQYTMDCNYDSDSDEGSLFTLSSTSSEGARNETEEETRGRESHGASEPPEDGDSGVRKDHVTSLEDPDDHIPCQRILEECENQEDCFAKPLISGPDSGLCETHLEGASDTDTCEGPWTLPALLGGNSPSSDELPGTVLGDYAAALLSETVTWHHSLRDLEFFNADVIPQTPPWPAEGPSDPDESNSHERDSDVYKHEACLQEVNTVQHDIPLKITAGETSQPTRQHSEGGHRNSHPMDTDASQGIVCPLEDSDSRKVRSRTQVLQSSSDEPTLQGERGEGDCAENGSRSQTPSFQEPPDEPSSPGTREPIADRQGSKYSEANLLQSETDHVHVHVQRQTRGHLRGAGRLHEGLLYYDAELENQRELK
- the LRRC66 gene encoding leucine-rich repeat-containing protein 66 isoform X2 — protein: MKNLHFRVLTMLTGLYFTGTMTNPSRKGSILFSSECQWNGHLLTNCSFTGKHDTRADMPRAAATLDASASFLRDLIQSRVRKDRNIKHLDLSNNHISNISLSPLAHFHTLEILNLSNGSIRSLSLDLPSAKSSWGKCHRSSGRHGLLFLKLLILQRNKLTDIPKGLRNLKSLQSLDLSFNEITQIGPSDLRNCPRLENLYLKSNKIFRIHPEAFKGLKKLQVVDLSNNVLTAILPMMVIALALPHLEVDLADNPWQCDYSVAAFQNVISDSWRKTWNGICSESVGDEEAYWWTPQSRSSRETHLPHHPTKPVKSLPPGRAERPPAGGFEHSDTPAAVGAPASGRPHRRSRWARSPRDVPAAGRKGAPSQDLALAVCLAVFITFFVAFCLGAFARPFIDRLWHQRCRRKGPSSDRADNADNADNAYWNEGFCSDMEASGKAQHRRTDRPLQEPAGPRAAVIPDGATGESRREQGHRRSGGLGSDSRGPGGEKEDILLSDHAVRPAPPGRPNAGPNQRIPAGQDHIRKEYVLGEVNYATGAQEGSPRTPPGEMAASLSKMQMPVNAQRAGENERFPLEFSKEMQGGGYLNLLDTQQQRLQETSAEEGPPASHSAVPLRDWGEQSPAPPIFPPGWGHDPQVTPANVEPVQKWAPSSPQYTMDCNYDSDSDEGSLFTLSSTSSEGARNETEEETRGRESHGASEPPEDGDSGVRKDHVTSLEDPDDHIPCQRILEECENQEDCFAKPLISGPDSGLCETHLEGASDTDTCEGPWTLPALLGGNSPSSDELPGTVLGDYAAALLSETVTWHHSLRDLEFFNADVIPQTPPWPAEGPSDPDESNSHERDSDVYKHEACLQEVNTVQHDIPLKITAGETSQPTRQHSEGGHRNSHPMDTDASQGIVCPLEDSDSRKVRSRTQVLQSSSDEPTLQGERGEGDCAENGSRSQTPSFQEPPDEPSSPGTREPIADRQGSKYSEANLLQSETDHVHVHVQRQTRGHLRGAGRLHEGLLYYDAELENQRELK